A genomic stretch from Vulpes lagopus strain Blue_001 chromosome 11, ASM1834538v1, whole genome shotgun sequence includes:
- the LOC121471630 gene encoding olfactory receptor 4P4, which produces MDQSNNVTVFILLGLSKNKNIEILCFVLFLFCYLAIWIGNLLIMISIMCSQLIEQPMYFFLNYLSVSDLCYTSTVTPKLMTDLLAERKTISYSNCMTQLFTTHLFGGIEIFILTGMAYDRYVAICKPLHYTIIMSRQRCNAIIAACCTGAFIHSTSQFLLTIFLPFCGPNEIDHYFCDVYPLLKLACSNTHAIGLLVVANSGLIALVTFAVLTLSYCFILCSIRAYSAQSRSKALATCTSHLTVVVLFFAPALFIYLRPATTFPEDKVLALFYTIIAPMFNPLIYTLRNTEMKNALRKVWCHHALLEGK; this is translated from the coding sequence ATGGATCAAAGCAATAACGTCACTGTATTTATTCTCTTGGGACTTTCCAAAAACAAGAACATTGAAATcctttgttttgtattatttttattctgctaCCTTGCTATTTGGATAGGAAACTTGCTTATAATGATTTCTATCATGTGCAGTCAGCTAATTGAGCAacccatgtatttcttccttaattacCTCTCCGTCTCCGACCTTTGTTACACATCCACTGTGACACCCAAGCTAATGACTGACTTATTGGCAGAAAGGAAGACCATTTCCTACAGTAACTGCATGACACAACTCTTTACCACACATTTATTTGGAGGCATCGAGATCTTCATTCTCACAGggatggcctatgaccgctatgtggccatctgcaaaccccTGCACTACACCATCATCATGAGCAGACAGAGATGTAATGCAATCATCGCAGCCTGCTGTACGGGGGCGTTTATACATTCCACCAGTCAGTTCCTTCTCACCATCTTCCTGCCGTTCTGTGGCCCCAATGAGATAGATCACTACTTCTGTGATGTGTATCCTTTACTGAAGCTGGCCTGTTCTAATACACACGCCATAGGTCTCTTAGTCGTTGCTAATTCAGGCCTAATTGCTTTGGTGACCTTTGCTGTGCTGACGCTGTCTTATTGTTTTATACTGTGTAGCATCAGGGCATATTCTGCACAGAGTCGCAGCAAAGCTCTTGCCACCTGCACGTCTCACCTCACAGTCGTGGTTCTATTTTTTGCACCTGCACTATTCATTTACCTTCGCCCAGCCACAACTTTCCCAGAAGACAAAGTGTTGGCTCTTTTCTACACCATCATTGCCCCCATGTTCAATCCTCTGATCTACACGCTGAGAAACACGGAGATGAAGAATGCCTTGAGGAAAGTGTGGTGTCATCATGCACTCCTAGAAGGAAAGTAA
- the LOC121472245 gene encoding olfactory receptor 4P4-like — protein sequence MESQRNISEFILLGLSYNQNIQIFCFIFFLFCYVSILVGNLLILVSILCSGLFYQPMYYFLNHLSFMDICYTSCVTPKLIGDLLLVRKTVSYDNCMLQVFSLHFLGMIEIFILTVMAFDRYAAICKPLHYMIIMNRTRCNLLVLAAWVGGAVHSLSQFSMIICLPFCGPNEINHYYCDIFPLLKVACTDTYVTGVLVVANSGMVALVTFVLLFGSYVVILFTLRNYSAEGRRKALSTCASHITVVILFFGPSIFAYLRPPTTFPEDKIFALFYTIIAPMFNPLIYTLRNTEMKKAMRRVWCQRIFSEDKHN from the coding sequence ATGGAGAGTCAGAGGAACATCTCAGAATTCATTCTTTTGGGCCTTTCCTATAATCAGaacatacaaatattttgtttcattttcttcttattttgttaTGTTTCCATCTTGGTGGGAAATCTTCTAATTCTTGTCTCCATTCTATGCAGTGGCCTTTTTTACCAACCAATGTACTATTTTCTCAACCACTTATCCTTTATGGACATTTGCTACACCTCCTGTGTGACACCCAAACTGATTGGTGACCTACTACTGGTTAGAAAAACCGTCTCTTATGATAACTGTATGTTACAGGTCTTTTCCTTGCACTTCTTGGGAATGATTGAAATCTTCATCCTTACAGTCATGGCCTTTGATCGCTATGCTGCCATCTGCAAACCTCTCCACTACATGATTATTATGAACAGGACAAGATGCAATCTCCTAGTCTTGGCTGCTTGGGTTGGTGGGGCTGTCCATTCTTTATCTCAGTTTTCTATGATAATCTGTTTGCCCTTCTGTGGCCCCAATGAAATCAATCACTACTATTGTGATATCTTCCCTTTGCTGAAAGTTGCCTGTACTGATACCTATGTCACTGGTGTCCTTGTGGTTGCCAATTCAGGAATGGTTGCTTTAGTAACCTTTGTTCTCTTGTTTGGGTCTTATGTTGTTATACTATTCACTTTAAGAAATTACTCAGCTGAGGGAAGGCGCAAAGCTCTCTCTACCTGTGCGTCTCATATCACTGTGGTCATCTTATTTTTTGGGCCTTCAATCTTTGCCTACCTCAGACCTCCTACCACTTTCCCCGAGGACAAAATATTTGCACTATTTTATACCATCATTGCTCCTATGTTCAACCCCTTAATCTATACTCTGAGaaatacagagatgaaaaaaGCCATGAGAAGGGTTTGGTGTCAAAGGATATTTTCAGAAGATAAACACAATTGA